One window of the Puniceicoccus vermicola genome contains the following:
- a CDS encoding PIN/TRAM domain-containing protein: MNQTIFIIRVFFFGICLLGSWLITLTSTDYDTGKVLFFGACLGALVILVDIYLKGFSLRGLSALTFGLAIGAVIAWIIASSPLFEPLKSDPDLAQNLILVQMILFVVLMYLGAVIALRGKDEFNLVIPYMKFVPHDVQTPLALVDTSALIDGRIVPLCRSGFFGHAVVIPKFVIAELQIIADSDDVQRKARGRRGIEALNQLRENQDIDLRVESSEVDSEDKVDAKLIFLARSLKAKILTTDFNLARLAQFEGVNWLNLNELAESLNPEVHIGLSLSIELLKPGKDPGQAVGYLKDGSMVVVNEGKQFIGDRVQAEVISVVPTSGGRMIFAKIN, from the coding sequence ATGAATCAGACCATCTTCATTATCCGGGTCTTTTTCTTCGGAATCTGCCTTCTCGGAAGCTGGCTGATCACTCTCACTTCGACTGATTACGATACCGGCAAGGTTCTCTTTTTCGGGGCCTGCCTCGGGGCTCTGGTCATTCTCGTCGATATTTACCTCAAGGGATTTTCCCTGCGTGGGCTTTCCGCCCTGACCTTCGGTCTCGCGATCGGAGCGGTGATCGCTTGGATCATCGCCTCCTCCCCCCTCTTTGAACCGCTGAAATCCGATCCGGACCTCGCACAGAATCTCATTCTCGTGCAAATGATTCTTTTCGTGGTCTTGATGTATCTGGGCGCAGTCATCGCCCTCCGGGGAAAGGACGAATTCAACCTCGTCATTCCTTACATGAAGTTCGTCCCCCACGACGTGCAAACCCCCTTGGCCCTGGTCGATACCAGTGCCCTCATCGACGGGCGAATCGTCCCGCTCTGTCGCTCCGGATTCTTTGGTCACGCGGTCGTCATCCCCAAGTTTGTCATCGCGGAGCTACAGATCATTGCGGATTCCGACGATGTTCAACGCAAGGCGCGTGGTCGTCGGGGGATTGAGGCTCTGAATCAACTCCGCGAGAATCAAGACATCGATCTTCGCGTCGAGTCTTCTGAAGTCGACAGCGAGGACAAGGTCGATGCCAAGCTGATCTTCCTCGCCCGCTCTTTGAAGGCCAAGATTTTGACTACGGATTTCAACCTGGCCCGACTCGCCCAATTCGAAGGAGTCAATTGGCTGAACTTGAATGAACTCGCGGAATCACTCAACCCCGAGGTCCACATCGGCCTCTCACTCAGCATCGAATTGTTGAAACCGGGCAAGGATCCCGGGCAGGCCGTTGGCTACCTCAAAGACGGATCGATGGTCGTGGTCAATGAGGGCAAGCAATTCATTGGCGACCGCGTTCAAGCGGAGGTGATCAGCGTCGTGCCCACTTCCGGGGGCCGAATGATCTTCGCCAAGATCAATTAG
- a CDS encoding hybrid sensor histidine kinase/response regulator, producing the protein MKKDLAFGRKPVILLVDDQPRNLQLLGNALFKNGYDVALASSGPEALELIEESPPDLVLLDVMMPEMDGYEVCRRLKESKLAPDLEVIFVTAKTQKEDILQGFTAGGVDYITKPIQIPEVLARVKSQVSLKFAKDDIRAANRKLSRVIENQQRFLSILSHDVRAPLYGLNNLLLEALENADDLEKGDLVEMVKTCEDSSRRLSSFFEDVLVWARNEAGGYEEKEVPFSLGDAFHSVESLLLPLFEKKRVKLVSAIDEGAAIICQSNAFATVLRNLLSNAVKYSDAETQVTVMGEILEGTVRVSIVDEGIGMTAERIDSLFDPDKRQSTLGTGSEKGAGVGLILCQSLIEKMGGQLKVESREGEGSRFSFEVRRYIDEN; encoded by the coding sequence ATGAAAAAGGATTTGGCCTTTGGCCGGAAGCCAGTGATTCTCTTAGTGGACGATCAGCCCCGGAATTTGCAGCTTCTGGGAAATGCTCTGTTCAAGAACGGGTATGATGTCGCTCTCGCGAGCTCGGGACCGGAAGCGTTGGAATTGATCGAGGAGTCGCCACCCGACTTGGTCCTTCTCGACGTGATGATGCCAGAAATGGACGGATATGAGGTCTGTCGCCGACTGAAGGAGTCGAAACTGGCGCCCGATCTCGAGGTCATCTTCGTGACGGCCAAAACCCAAAAGGAAGACATCCTTCAGGGGTTTACCGCTGGAGGGGTAGACTACATCACGAAGCCGATTCAAATCCCCGAGGTGCTGGCCCGGGTAAAGAGCCAGGTCTCCCTTAAATTTGCCAAGGACGATATTCGTGCGGCCAACCGGAAGCTGTCACGGGTGATCGAGAATCAGCAACGCTTTCTCTCCATCCTCTCGCACGATGTCCGGGCTCCGCTCTATGGATTGAACAATCTCCTTCTGGAAGCCCTCGAAAATGCCGATGATCTCGAAAAAGGGGATTTGGTTGAGATGGTGAAGACCTGTGAGGACTCTTCCCGGCGACTTTCCTCTTTCTTTGAGGATGTATTGGTCTGGGCCCGCAACGAAGCGGGTGGTTACGAGGAAAAGGAAGTACCCTTTTCGCTCGGTGATGCCTTTCATTCGGTTGAGTCTCTCTTGTTGCCCTTGTTTGAGAAGAAAAGAGTCAAGCTAGTCTCCGCTATCGACGAGGGCGCTGCGATAATCTGCCAGTCGAACGCCTTCGCGACCGTGTTGCGCAACTTGCTCTCGAATGCCGTGAAGTATTCCGATGCGGAGACTCAAGTGACGGTCATGGGAGAAATCCTCGAAGGCACGGTACGGGTGAGTATCGTCGATGAGGGAATTGGGATGACTGCCGAGCGGATTGATTCTCTTTTCGACCCCGATAAGAGGCAGAGCACTCTCGGCACGGGCAGTGAGAAAGGTGCTGGAGTCGGCCTCATCCTATGCCAAAGCCTTATCGAGAAGATGGGCGGCCAGCTGAAAGTGGAGAGCCGCGAGGGAGAGGGAAGTCGATTCTCGTTTGAGGTTCGCCGCTATATCGACGAAAACTAA
- the pgsA gene encoding CDP-diacylglycerol--glycerol-3-phosphate 3-phosphatidyltransferase, producing the protein MSLPNLMTLSRIPFLFIITVCLLLPSPGPILALIFFIIAALTDWADGWIARRSGMVSDFGKLMDALADKILMVGMLVVVLSVNLLPTWTLFFVLLTITREFWITGLRLVAAARGVVLAAEKLGKYKTVFQIISIAFLLLSKSIVVDFGGSLDSGFAWFCHWAGILIFLAAAVLTIVSGTVYLWKYRSLMGDSTPSKSDNA; encoded by the coding sequence ATGAGTCTGCCGAACCTAATGACGCTGTCCCGCATCCCGTTTTTGTTTATCATTACGGTGTGCCTCCTTCTGCCCTCGCCCGGGCCGATTCTCGCTTTGATCTTCTTCATCATCGCAGCCCTGACCGATTGGGCTGACGGTTGGATCGCCCGCCGATCCGGCATGGTCTCTGACTTCGGGAAGCTCATGGACGCCCTCGCCGACAAGATTTTGATGGTCGGGATGCTGGTCGTTGTTCTTTCCGTAAATCTCCTGCCTACTTGGACCCTTTTCTTCGTCCTGCTGACAATCACCCGCGAATTCTGGATCACGGGGCTCCGCCTCGTCGCAGCAGCCCGAGGAGTCGTTCTCGCCGCCGAGAAATTGGGTAAATACAAGACCGTCTTTCAAATCATCTCCATCGCCTTCCTCCTCCTCTCGAAGTCCATTGTTGTCGATTTTGGAGGAAGCCTCGATAGCGGATTCGCTTGGTTCTGCCACTGGGCCGGCATCCTCATCTTTCTCGCCGCGGCCGTATTAACCATCGTCTCCGGCACCGTCTACCTCTGGAAATATCGCTCCCTCATGGGAGACAGCACCCCTTCAAAGTCCGACAATGCGTGA
- a CDS encoding phosphatidylglycerophosphatase A family protein — MRERHPAWGLIPRNVILGATTFGPIGQLKAPGTWGSVVGILLFTLVFAYLAPIPYLLLNLFLIFLSVPLCEEAEIRLGRRDPGCVILDECVAIPVCFFAIPFHPGEPAWAWILGGFALFRFFDILKPIGISKLQKLQGGWGVVADDVAAAVATNIVLQIIFALVH, encoded by the coding sequence ATGCGTGAACGACATCCAGCCTGGGGTTTGATTCCCCGAAACGTTATCCTGGGCGCCACCACCTTTGGTCCCATCGGCCAACTGAAAGCACCGGGCACTTGGGGCTCCGTAGTCGGGATTCTCCTTTTTACCCTCGTCTTCGCCTACTTGGCACCGATTCCCTACCTGCTGCTCAACCTCTTTCTGATCTTCCTCTCCGTCCCGCTCTGCGAGGAAGCCGAGATTCGTCTGGGTCGCCGCGATCCCGGATGCGTCATTCTCGATGAGTGTGTCGCGATTCCGGTCTGCTTCTTTGCGATTCCGTTTCATCCGGGCGAGCCCGCATGGGCTTGGATACTCGGAGGATTCGCCCTCTTCCGCTTCTTCGACATTCTCAAACCCATCGGGATCTCCAAACTGCAGAAATTGCAGGGGGGCTGGGGCGTCGTCGCTGACGATGTCGCCGCCGCAGTCGCGACCAACATTGTCCTGCAAATCATTTTCGCCTTGGTTCATTGA
- a CDS encoding transposase encodes MSEQDPLSDPSSSEWAFFNPRDEIDIYSGRALPHWGQANVWYFITFRLFDALPESVIEEIHRQREHWRRTHDLDHLSAEDLAEYHHLFSERYEKLLHAGNGSCLLRKRENALIVENAFQHFAGQRYDLDEYVIMPNHVHVLAKPCPGFPLREIVHSWKSYTANQINQQSQRSGQLWQHESYDHIVRNESALQAIRRYIRDNPRQRR; translated from the coding sequence ATGAGCGAACAAGATCCCCTCTCTGATCCGTCCTCGTCGGAATGGGCATTCTTCAATCCTCGCGACGAGATCGACATATACTCAGGGCGTGCCCTTCCCCACTGGGGCCAAGCGAACGTCTGGTATTTCATCACATTCCGCCTTTTTGACGCTCTTCCCGAGTCAGTGATCGAAGAGATCCACCGCCAACGGGAACATTGGCGACGCACTCACGACCTCGACCACCTTTCGGCGGAGGATTTGGCGGAATATCACCATCTATTTTCTGAACGCTACGAGAAGCTCCTTCATGCCGGAAACGGTTCCTGCCTCCTTCGGAAACGAGAGAATGCCCTGATCGTCGAAAACGCTTTTCAGCACTTCGCCGGCCAGCGCTATGACTTGGATGAATATGTGATCATGCCCAACCACGTCCATGTTCTCGCCAAACCCTGTCCAGGCTTCCCACTCCGGGAGATTGTCCACTCCTGGAAATCCTACACCGCGAACCAGATCAACCAACAATCCCAACGATCTGGACAACTCTGGCAGCACGAATCCTACGACCACATCGTTCGCAACGAATCCGCTCTGCAGGCAATTCGCCGCTACATTCGTGATAACCCCCGGCAACGGAGATGA
- a CDS encoding ATP-binding protein, giving the protein MPNFSAITEVSWTDPRVLFLVGLVLASILGALVFIALKVERRRMLAASRQEDAERLGRAFAGTGLCFWDWDIDKGIFSYDHEWFAAHLGYDEPHQELGLDFIGAITHPEDISKKNESLYQHMVGESDSYSAEFRLRKKNGSWVWILSRGKIFERDNNGRALRFAGADSIIEQQKMAELVLEIEKEVSVRFGEVYSSDGILQALADGLVRLSEFEFSAVFAKKDGEPNLHRIFSRNLPKELDVLQTLSREKGQTSLFYYDETELEKLLGKKLSGPMSVTELQIIRSGEVAGCVWVGSLGRNYAPEVVMEAIDQLEIQAQGALDRIESESFYRAGQRNLSTLINSIDEMIFILDVNYGIVYINDVVGSELGYEREDILGTSLLDLIPEGARDLVRENFVDLISGNLPLCSAQFLKKEYGIMRAEVQITNGRWGETDAHFCVVRNAGRRDEATRALERRDKRLRVASNALVELITSSDMETGIREAISSVASVFAADRICVSEKVGIDRQGESVDTHQVCCWTREEAPSVNLGLENRQSHLIEPIRWSEDLRSGKSVSVIRDHCSPEEQEYMRSRGVRSLLLVPIHLRDIWWGIMGAEMREESREWSAGDISLLEIVGSGLAGLVETVRLQRDLIEAKDETEKTNHELGEAIRHAQEMAEEASQANRSKTEFLANMSHEIRTPMNAILGFAELIEAEITDPELVEFLRAIRSSGKTLLALINDLLDLSKIEAGKMSLQYEPISLGDLIQDMLNIFEVRCEEKGITLESEISPEIPAQLVLDEARIRQIIFNLLGNAVKFTHKGRVELRVSCAPSESSPHRVDLKIEVSDTGIGIEKEDQKNIFEPFEQSRGQKQKVYGGTGLGLSITSRLVKMMKGTLSLSSALGRGSSFVVDLQGVSVLQTLRPASNSGNGERESEQVYSGRKVLVVDDNPLNRRVLVASLGTLGIEVREAADGEECLEKLKEARPDLILLDILMPGLSGGETAERIHERKEYDGLPIVACTALDLSKARKISETARFDDILVKPVSQGTLRSVLSRFLRVKSKPDEEKALEGPETVKKVADEPQSERSASSDPDRLAELVQKLEVEYLSEWDRLRKRFRIEPILQAANHMVQDGQEFGSPELVIYAEKLQHWISLFDVSKLKESMELFPSVIEEIRLKAESSMDSPKEGVVR; this is encoded by the coding sequence ATGCCCAATTTTTCTGCAATTACTGAGGTCAGCTGGACGGACCCACGGGTCTTGTTCCTGGTGGGGCTGGTCTTGGCCTCCATTCTGGGAGCGCTGGTCTTTATCGCTCTTAAGGTGGAGCGTCGTCGCATGCTGGCAGCTTCGCGCCAGGAGGACGCCGAGCGCTTGGGCCGGGCTTTTGCGGGCACGGGCCTTTGTTTTTGGGATTGGGACATCGATAAAGGCATCTTCAGTTACGACCACGAGTGGTTTGCGGCGCACCTCGGTTATGACGAACCTCACCAGGAGTTGGGGTTGGATTTTATTGGTGCGATCACTCACCCAGAGGACATTTCCAAGAAGAACGAGTCGCTGTATCAGCACATGGTGGGGGAATCGGACTCCTATTCGGCAGAGTTCCGACTCAGGAAGAAGAATGGTTCTTGGGTCTGGATCCTATCCCGGGGGAAGATTTTCGAGCGAGATAACAACGGGCGGGCTCTCCGTTTTGCCGGAGCGGATTCGATCATTGAGCAGCAGAAGATGGCCGAACTCGTTCTGGAGATTGAGAAAGAGGTTTCGGTCCGGTTTGGAGAGGTCTATTCATCGGATGGGATCCTCCAGGCTTTGGCCGATGGATTGGTGCGCCTCTCGGAATTTGAGTTTTCCGCAGTGTTTGCCAAAAAGGACGGAGAACCGAACCTTCACCGGATTTTTTCGCGGAACCTACCCAAGGAGCTGGATGTTCTACAGACTCTCAGTCGAGAAAAAGGTCAGACTTCTCTTTTTTATTACGATGAAACGGAATTAGAGAAGCTGCTGGGGAAAAAGCTTAGTGGACCCATGTCCGTGACCGAGTTGCAGATCATTCGTAGCGGAGAAGTCGCCGGTTGTGTGTGGGTCGGTTCGCTTGGGCGCAACTATGCTCCAGAGGTTGTGATGGAGGCGATTGATCAGTTGGAGATCCAGGCTCAGGGTGCGTTGGATCGGATCGAGTCCGAATCATTTTATCGGGCCGGTCAGCGAAATTTGAGCACTTTGATTAACTCAATTGACGAGATGATCTTCATTCTCGATGTCAATTACGGGATCGTTTACATCAACGATGTCGTCGGGAGTGAGCTTGGTTATGAGCGTGAAGATATACTCGGCACCAGTTTGCTCGACCTCATTCCCGAAGGGGCGAGGGACTTGGTGCGGGAGAATTTTGTCGACCTGATCTCAGGAAATTTGCCCCTCTGCTCCGCTCAGTTTCTCAAGAAGGAGTATGGAATCATGCGGGCCGAGGTGCAGATTACAAACGGTCGCTGGGGGGAGACGGACGCTCATTTCTGTGTGGTTCGCAACGCGGGTCGGCGGGATGAAGCGACACGGGCTCTCGAGCGGCGTGATAAACGCCTCCGGGTGGCGTCTAATGCTCTTGTCGAGCTGATCACCTCCTCTGACATGGAGACGGGGATTCGCGAAGCGATCAGTTCGGTCGCATCGGTGTTCGCGGCAGATCGAATCTGTGTATCGGAAAAGGTCGGGATCGATCGGCAGGGTGAGAGTGTCGACACCCATCAGGTTTGTTGCTGGACGCGGGAAGAGGCTCCTTCGGTGAATCTGGGTCTGGAAAATCGTCAATCGCATCTAATCGAACCCATTCGCTGGTCCGAGGATCTGCGCTCAGGCAAAAGTGTATCGGTGATCCGGGATCATTGCTCTCCGGAAGAGCAGGAATATATGCGTTCTCGAGGCGTTCGCTCACTGTTGCTGGTGCCGATTCATCTGCGGGATATCTGGTGGGGAATCATGGGCGCCGAGATGCGGGAGGAAAGTCGTGAGTGGTCCGCGGGAGATATCTCCCTCTTGGAAATCGTGGGCTCGGGGCTGGCTGGCTTGGTGGAAACCGTTCGCCTGCAGCGTGACCTCATTGAGGCGAAGGACGAAACGGAGAAGACCAACCACGAGCTGGGAGAGGCGATTCGCCACGCCCAGGAAATGGCTGAAGAGGCTTCGCAGGCGAATCGCTCGAAAACTGAGTTTTTGGCGAATATGTCTCATGAAATTCGCACCCCGATGAACGCGATTCTCGGATTTGCCGAGTTGATCGAAGCGGAGATCACCGATCCGGAGCTTGTGGAGTTTCTCCGGGCGATCCGTTCCAGCGGCAAGACTCTCCTGGCTCTGATCAACGATCTGCTCGACCTCTCGAAAATTGAAGCCGGGAAGATGTCACTGCAGTATGAGCCGATCTCTCTGGGAGACCTCATCCAGGATATGTTGAACATCTTCGAAGTCCGTTGCGAAGAGAAGGGGATCACTTTGGAGTCGGAGATCTCTCCGGAGATTCCTGCCCAGCTGGTCCTCGATGAGGCTCGGATCCGGCAGATCATTTTCAACCTGTTGGGCAATGCCGTGAAGTTCACTCATAAGGGCCGGGTCGAACTCCGGGTATCCTGCGCTCCCAGTGAGTCTTCTCCGCATCGTGTCGATTTGAAGATCGAGGTCTCGGACACCGGAATCGGCATCGAGAAGGAGGACCAGAAGAATATTTTCGAGCCCTTTGAGCAGTCTCGTGGGCAGAAGCAGAAAGTCTACGGCGGGACGGGCTTGGGGCTGTCGATCACCTCGCGGCTTGTCAAGATGATGAAGGGAACTCTCTCTTTGAGCAGTGCTTTGGGGCGGGGCAGTTCGTTTGTTGTCGATCTGCAGGGGGTTTCGGTCCTTCAGACTCTAAGGCCGGCCTCGAATTCTGGGAATGGGGAGAGGGAAAGTGAGCAAGTTTACTCGGGGAGAAAGGTTCTCGTGGTGGACGACAATCCATTGAACCGTCGAGTTTTGGTAGCCTCTTTGGGGACGCTCGGGATTGAGGTCCGTGAAGCTGCCGACGGAGAGGAGTGTCTGGAGAAATTGAAAGAGGCGCGTCCAGACCTGATTCTTCTCGATATTTTGATGCCTGGCCTGTCTGGAGGGGAAACCGCTGAGAGAATTCACGAGAGGAAGGAGTATGACGGCCTACCGATTGTGGCCTGCACGGCTTTGGACCTCTCGAAAGCGCGGAAAATCTCGGAGACGGCCAGATTCGATGATATTCTGGTCAAGCCCGTGTCGCAAGGAACATTGCGGAGCGTCTTGAGTCGCTTCCTGAGGGTGAAATCCAAGCCAGACGAAGAAAAGGCTCTGGAGGGACCGGAGACCGTGAAAAAGGTTGCCGACGAGCCCCAGTCGGAGCGATCGGCTTCGTCTGACCCGGACCGACTCGCGGAGCTTGTCCAAAAACTGGAGGTGGAATACCTCTCGGAATGGGACCGCTTGCGCAAGCGCTTCCGGATCGAGCCCATTCTTCAGGCCGCAAATCACATGGTTCAGGATGGACAAGAATTCGGTTCACCTGAGCTGGTCATTTACGCCGAAAAGCTCCAGCATTGGATCAGTCTATTTGATGTGAGCAAACTAAAAGAGTCGATGGAGCTGTTTCCCTCTGTGATTGAGGAGATTCGGTTAAAGGCGGAGTCGTCCATGGATTCGCCGAAAGAGGGGGTTGTCCGATGA
- a CDS encoding ABC transporter permease, which yields MNPITQRRLARFRGLRRGYWSFLILLVIILASAFAELWINHRALLVSYEGKLYFPTYGSEFTGETFGESYLYEADYRALKEKFSEPGNPNWVLMPIVPYSANESVYRDGSYPPYPPSFEQEHYLGTDPLGRDVLARLVYGFRIALGFSLALMAFTYLLAIVIGCAMGYFGSWIDLFGQRIMEIWSNIPFLYIVIILASTIPPNVRPSIRIGSLLFVMVIFNWVGMASYMRTASFRERARDYIAAARVVGTGPMKIIFRHLLPNTLSIVITFIPFTVASGITSLTALDFLGFGIPPPTPSWGELLEQGTQRLDAPWIVTSTFFAMVVVLILVTFVGEAFREAFDPKKFTYYR from the coding sequence ATGAACCCGATCACCCAACGCCGCCTCGCCCGCTTCCGTGGTCTCCGCCGGGGATATTGGTCCTTCCTCATCCTCCTAGTCATCATCCTGGCTTCGGCCTTCGCGGAACTCTGGATCAACCACCGGGCTCTCCTCGTCTCCTACGAAGGCAAGCTGTACTTCCCCACCTATGGATCCGAGTTCACCGGGGAAACCTTCGGTGAATCCTATCTTTACGAAGCCGATTACCGAGCCTTGAAGGAAAAATTCTCTGAGCCCGGCAATCCGAACTGGGTCCTCATGCCGATTGTTCCTTACAGCGCCAACGAATCGGTCTATCGCGACGGATCCTACCCGCCCTACCCCCCTTCCTTTGAGCAGGAGCACTATCTGGGGACCGACCCGCTGGGCCGGGACGTCCTCGCCCGCCTCGTTTATGGCTTCCGCATTGCTCTCGGTTTCTCGCTGGCTCTCATGGCCTTCACCTACCTCTTGGCGATCGTTATCGGCTGCGCCATGGGCTACTTCGGTTCCTGGATCGACCTCTTCGGACAGCGGATCATGGAGATCTGGTCCAACATCCCGTTCCTCTACATCGTCATCATTCTTGCCTCGACCATCCCCCCGAATGTCAGGCCCAGCATTCGCATCGGCTCACTTCTCTTCGTCATGGTGATCTTCAACTGGGTCGGCATGGCCAGCTACATGCGAACCGCCTCTTTCCGCGAACGAGCCCGGGACTATATCGCCGCCGCCAGAGTCGTGGGAACCGGGCCGATGAAAATCATCTTTCGACACCTCCTGCCCAACACCCTCTCCATCGTCATTACCTTCATCCCCTTCACGGTCGCCTCCGGGATCACCTCCCTCACCGCTCTCGACTTTCTCGGTTTCGGAATCCCCCCACCCACCCCGAGCTGGGGAGAACTCCTCGAACAAGGCACCCAACGACTCGATGCCCCCTGGATCGTCACTTCCACCTTCTTCGCCATGGTCGTAGTCCTCATCCTCGTCACCTTCGTCGGCGAAGCCTTCCGCGAAGCCTTCGACCCCAAGAAATTTACCTACTACCGGTAA
- a CDS encoding ABC transporter permease subunit: protein MKVYFLKRLLLVIPTLIGITLVVFAITRFLPGGPVEQALMQGQMADGETSRTSTEGIGLAPGQIEQLESYYGFDKPWYAAYVEWLGQVVQGDLGRSYRYQVPVTSMILERMPVSAYYGVITFILTYSICVPLGILKAIKHRTHLDGFTSIVVFTGYAIPGYVLAALLLVFFAFQLEWFPTGGFVSPDFAHLSFPEQVKDLVSHSVLPLVCYMIGSFAFLTLLMKNSLLDNLAADYMRTATAKGLSFRRSVFRHALRNSLIPIATNFGNALSIFVAGSFLIEKIFSIDGMGLLGYNSLMERDYPVVMGILLISSILLLIGNILSDMLVASVDPRVRFD from the coding sequence GTGAAGGTCTATTTTCTCAAAAGACTCCTCTTGGTCATTCCCACTCTAATCGGAATCACCCTCGTTGTCTTTGCAATCACGCGATTTCTGCCCGGGGGTCCGGTCGAACAAGCCTTAATGCAAGGCCAGATGGCGGACGGGGAAACCTCTCGCACTTCAACGGAGGGCATTGGACTGGCTCCGGGCCAGATTGAACAGCTCGAATCCTACTATGGCTTCGATAAGCCTTGGTACGCAGCCTACGTCGAGTGGCTCGGCCAAGTGGTCCAGGGAGACTTGGGGCGATCCTACCGCTATCAGGTGCCAGTCACCTCCATGATTTTGGAGCGGATGCCGGTATCGGCCTATTATGGAGTCATCACCTTTATATTAACCTACTCGATTTGCGTCCCTCTCGGAATCCTGAAAGCGATCAAGCACCGCACTCATCTCGATGGATTTACCTCGATCGTCGTGTTCACGGGCTATGCCATCCCGGGCTATGTCCTCGCCGCCCTCCTCCTGGTTTTCTTTGCCTTTCAGCTCGAATGGTTTCCCACCGGGGGCTTTGTGAGCCCCGACTTTGCCCACCTCTCTTTCCCGGAGCAGGTCAAAGACTTGGTCAGCCACTCCGTCCTTCCCCTGGTCTGCTACATGATCGGGAGCTTCGCTTTTCTGACCCTGCTAATGAAAAATAGCCTCCTCGACAACCTTGCCGCCGACTACATGCGCACCGCGACCGCGAAAGGTCTCTCCTTCCGACGCAGTGTTTTCCGTCACGCCCTGCGAAACTCTCTAATTCCCATCGCGACCAATTTCGGCAACGCCCTCTCCATTTTTGTCGCGGGCTCGTTTCTCATTGAAAAGATCTTCTCCATCGATGGCATGGGACTCCTCGGCTACAATTCTCTAATGGAACGCGACTATCCAGTCGTCATGGGAATTCTTCTGATCTCCTCCATTCTTCTCCTGATCGGCAACATCCTCTCGGACATGCTCGTCGCGAGCGTCGACCCCCGGGTGCGATTCGACTAA